A region of Rhodospirillales bacterium DNA encodes the following proteins:
- a CDS encoding DUF1003 domain-containing protein, translating to MKARVDDLGELERRVLSHIARDAHISRHPDEDVDDDLTFGQRLADAVAAFGGSWTFICLFGAALAAWVALNSLLLSGRLVFDAYPYIFLNLILSMLAALQAPIIMMSQNRQSQRDRLAARHDYEVNLKAELDIMALHDKLDEFRTRQLAALIGQQEEQLRLLRALVDRQSAAAPG from the coding sequence ATGAAGGCGCGGGTCGACGATCTCGGCGAGCTCGAGCGCCGCGTGCTGTCGCACATCGCCCGCGACGCGCATATCAGCCGGCATCCCGACGAGGATGTCGACGACGACCTGACGTTCGGCCAGCGCCTGGCCGACGCCGTCGCGGCGTTCGGCGGCTCGTGGACGTTCATCTGCCTGTTCGGGGCGGCGCTCGCGGCCTGGGTCGCCTTGAACAGCCTGCTGCTGTCGGGGCGCCTCGTCTTCGACGCCTACCCCTACATCTTTCTCAACCTCATCTTGTCGATGCTGGCGGCGCTGCAGGCGCCGATCATCATGATGTCGCAGAACCGCCAGTCGCAGCGCGACCGGCTCGCGGCGCGGCACGACTACGAGGTCAACCTGAAGGCCGAGCTCGACATCATGGCGCTGCACGACAAACTCGACGAGTTCCGCACCCGTCAGCTCGCGGCCTTGATCGGCCAACAGGAAGAGCAACTGCGGCTGCTGCGCGCGCTGGTGGATCGGCAGAGCGCGGCGGCGCCGGGATGA
- the hisH gene encoding imidazole glycerol phosphate synthase subunit HisH, with product MPSVAIVDYGSGNLRSAAKALERAAREAATDHRIVVTSDPADVAAAERVVLPGVGAFADCRAGLFAVPGMVDALRREVIDGGKPFLGICVGMQLMATRGVEYGVHAGLDWIAGDVVRIAPADPALKIPHMGWNELRDVAAHPLLAGIAPGDHAYFVHSYQFVVAAPAQRLAWVDYGGPVTAAIGRDNLFGTQFHPEKSQATGLRLLANFLRWKP from the coding sequence ATGCCCAGCGTCGCCATCGTCGATTACGGCTCCGGCAATCTGCGCTCCGCCGCCAAGGCGCTGGAGCGCGCCGCGCGCGAGGCCGCCACCGACCACCGGATCGTCGTCACGAGCGATCCCGCCGATGTCGCGGCGGCGGAGCGTGTCGTGCTGCCGGGCGTCGGCGCCTTCGCCGATTGCCGGGCCGGGCTGTTCGCCGTGCCGGGCATGGTCGACGCCCTGCGGCGCGAAGTGATCGACGGCGGCAAACCGTTCCTCGGTATCTGCGTCGGCATGCAGCTCATGGCGACGCGCGGTGTCGAATACGGCGTCCATGCCGGCTTGGACTGGATCGCCGGCGACGTCGTGCGCATCGCGCCCGCCGACCCCGCGCTGAAGATCCCGCACATGGGCTGGAACGAATTGCGCGATGTCGCCGCCCATCCGCTCCTCGCCGGCATCGCGCCGGGCGACCACGCCTATTTCGTCCATTCATACCAGTTCGTGGTCGCGGCGCCGGCGCAGCGGCTGGCCTGGGTCGACTACGGCGGGCCGGTCACCGCCGCGATCGGTCGCGACAACCTGTTCGGCACGCAGTTCCACCCGGAGAAAAGCCAGGCGACGGGATTGCGGCTGCTCGCTAACTTCCTGCGCTGGAAGCCCTGA
- the hisB gene encoding imidazoleglycerol-phosphate dehydratase HisB, which produces MASGAKGRAATVTRKTKETEIEAWIDLDGTGAYDVSTGIGFLDHMLEQLSKHSLIDIRVRAKGDLHIDFHHTTEDTGLALGECLSKALGDRKGIRRYGAATIPMDETLTEIALDASNRPYLVWKVAFSRPKLGEMDTELFKEWFQAFAQMGGLTLHVWNQYGENNHHIVESAYKGLARALRQAVEIDPRAAGALPSTKGVL; this is translated from the coding sequence ATGGCCTCAGGAGCCAAAGGGCGCGCCGCCACGGTGACGCGCAAGACCAAGGAGACCGAGATCGAGGCGTGGATCGACCTCGACGGCACCGGCGCGTACGACGTGTCGACCGGGATCGGCTTCCTCGACCACATGCTGGAGCAGCTCTCGAAGCACTCCCTGATCGACATCCGCGTGCGCGCCAAGGGCGATCTGCACATCGACTTCCACCACACCACCGAGGACACGGGGCTGGCGCTCGGCGAGTGCCTGAGCAAGGCGCTGGGCGACCGCAAGGGCATCCGCCGGTACGGCGCCGCGACCATCCCGATGGACGAGACCCTGACGGAGATCGCGCTCGACGCCTCGAACCGACCCTACCTGGTCTGGAAAGTCGCGTTCAGCCGTCCCAAGCTGGGCGAGATGGATACCGAGCTGTTCAAGGAGTGGTTCCAGGCCTTCGCGCAGATGGGCGGCCTCACCCTGCATGTCTGGAACCAGTACGGCGAGAACAACCACCACATCGTCGAGAGCGCCTACAAGGGCCTCGCGCGGGCGCTGCGGCAAGCGGTCGAGATCGACCCGCGCGCCGCCGGCGCCCTGCCCTCGACCAAGGGCGTCCTCTAG
- the hslV gene encoding ATP-dependent protease subunit HslV, translating to MSEQSPASPVWHGTTILSVRKNGELVMAGDGQVSLGATIIKSNARKVRRLGDGSIVGGFAGATADAFTLFERLEAKLEQYPGQLTRACVELAKDWRTDRYLRRLEAMMAVADRSVSLVLTGTGDVLEPEDGLIGIGSGGNFALAAARALIDIDGLDAETVARKAMKVAAEICVYTNTSVVLEKL from the coding sequence ATGAGCGAACAATCCCCGGCGTCGCCGGTGTGGCACGGCACCACCATCCTCTCGGTGCGCAAGAATGGCGAGCTGGTGATGGCCGGCGACGGCCAGGTCAGCCTCGGCGCCACGATCATCAAATCGAACGCGCGCAAGGTCCGCCGGCTGGGCGACGGCTCGATCGTCGGCGGCTTCGCCGGCGCCACGGCCGACGCCTTCACCCTGTTCGAGCGGCTGGAGGCCAAGCTCGAGCAGTATCCCGGCCAATTGACGCGGGCCTGCGTCGAGCTGGCCAAGGACTGGCGCACCGACCGCTACCTGCGCCGGCTCGAGGCGATGATGGCGGTGGCCGACCGCTCCGTGTCGCTGGTCCTGACCGGCACCGGCGACGTGCTGGAGCCGGAGGACGGACTGATCGGCATCGGCTCGGGCGGCAATTTCGCGCTCGCCGCCGCCCGCGCCCTGATCGACATCGACGGGCTCGACGCGGAGACCGTCGCCCGAAAGGCGATGAAGGTCGCGGCCGAGATCTGCGTCTACACCAACACCAGCGTGGTGCTGGAGAAGCTCTAG
- the hslU gene encoding ATP-dependent protease ATPase subunit HslU, protein MTDFSPREIVSELDRHIVGQADAKRAVAVALRNRWRRQQLPAALREEVLPKNILMIGPTGCGKTEIARRLAKLAGAPFLKVEATKFTEVGYVGRDVEQIVRDLIEVGIDLARERLRREVQAKAEMAAEDRVLDALCGPTATADTRLRFRQKLRDGELASREIELEVADTGGAPTFEVPGMPGASVGMIDIGQMLGKAFGGRTRKRRMTVAESYTVLLREESDKLLDQERVVREAREAVEQNGIVFIDEVDKICARGSEYRGGDVSREGVQRDLLPLIEGTTVNTKHGPVKTDHVLFICSGAFHQAKPADLLPELQGRLPIRVTLKGLTGEDFRRILVEPEASLLKQYVALLATEKVALSFTDDAIDELARLAAEINGTVENIGARRLHTVLEKLLEEISFTASDRGGETIAVDAAYVREKVSALAKNADLSKFIL, encoded by the coding sequence ATGACCGATTTTTCCCCCCGCGAGATCGTCTCCGAGCTCGACCGCCACATCGTCGGCCAGGCCGACGCCAAGCGCGCCGTCGCGGTCGCGCTGCGCAACCGCTGGCGCCGCCAGCAGCTTCCGGCCGCGCTGCGCGAGGAGGTCCTGCCCAAGAACATCCTGATGATCGGGCCGACGGGCTGCGGCAAGACCGAGATCGCGCGGCGGCTGGCGAAGCTGGCGGGCGCGCCGTTCCTGAAGGTCGAGGCCACCAAGTTCACCGAGGTCGGCTACGTCGGCCGCGACGTCGAGCAGATCGTGCGCGACCTGATCGAGGTCGGCATCGACCTGGCGCGCGAACGCCTGCGCCGCGAGGTCCAGGCCAAGGCCGAGATGGCGGCCGAGGACCGCGTGCTCGACGCGCTGTGCGGGCCGACGGCGACCGCCGACACGCGCCTGCGCTTCCGCCAGAAGCTGCGCGACGGCGAGCTGGCGAGCCGCGAGATCGAGCTCGAGGTCGCCGACACCGGCGGCGCGCCGACCTTCGAGGTGCCGGGCATGCCCGGCGCGTCGGTCGGCATGATCGACATCGGCCAGATGCTGGGCAAGGCGTTCGGCGGACGCACGCGCAAGCGCAGGATGACGGTCGCGGAATCCTACACCGTTCTGCTGCGCGAGGAGAGCGACAAGCTGCTCGACCAGGAGCGCGTCGTGCGCGAGGCGCGCGAGGCGGTCGAGCAGAACGGCATCGTCTTCATCGACGAGGTCGACAAGATCTGCGCCCGCGGTTCGGAATACCGCGGCGGCGACGTCAGCCGCGAGGGCGTGCAGCGCGACCTGCTGCCGCTGATCGAGGGCACGACGGTCAACACCAAGCACGGGCCGGTGAAGACCGACCACGTGCTGTTCATCTGCTCCGGCGCCTTCCACCAGGCCAAGCCGGCCGACCTGCTGCCGGAGCTTCAGGGCCGGCTGCCGATCCGCGTCACGCTGAAGGGCCTGACGGGAGAGGATTTCCGCCGCATCCTGGTCGAGCCGGAGGCCAGCCTGCTGAAGCAGTACGTGGCGCTGCTGGCGACCGAGAAGGTGGCGCTGTCGTTCACCGACGACGCCATCGACGAGCTGGCGCGCCTGGCGGCGGAGATCAACGGCACGGTCGAGAACATCGGCGCGCGCCGGCTGCACACCGTGCTGGAGA